The following proteins come from a genomic window of Bradyrhizobium paxllaeri:
- a CDS encoding PQQ-dependent sugar dehydrogenase yields MRKNILLATCVGALALPLAACNDPRDTATVAQSYGPSPTLPPPEHSWIPTVDIASVNRWPDGAKPTAANGMTVTAFATGLDHPRTVYTLPNGDVLVAESNAPPKQSGFSIKGFIYGLAQSRAGAGVPSANRITLLRDADGDGVAETRSVFLSNLNSPFGMVLVGEDFYVANADAIMKFPYREGDTKISAAGVKLADLPGGPINHHWTKDLTASADGSKLYATVGSNSNIGENGMEAEKDRAAVLEVDRASGQWRVFASGLRNPNGPAWNPTTGELWVVVNERDELGNDLVPDYMTSVKDGAFYGWPYSYFGDRVDTRVEPRRPDLVQKAMAPDYALGAHTASLGLAFNIGNLFPPDMEGGAFIGQHGSWNRKPRAGYKVIFVPFKDGKPSGGPQDVLTGFLNDNGEAQGRPVGVRLDKQGALLVADDVGNTVWRVTPAAKSAAR; encoded by the coding sequence ATGCGCAAGAACATCCTTTTGGCAACATGCGTCGGCGCATTGGCGCTGCCGCTGGCTGCCTGCAACGATCCCAGGGACACCGCGACCGTGGCGCAGAGCTATGGTCCCTCACCCACTTTGCCGCCGCCGGAACATTCATGGATCCCGACGGTCGATATCGCGTCGGTCAACCGCTGGCCGGACGGCGCCAAGCCGACCGCGGCCAATGGCATGACGGTCACCGCCTTTGCTACCGGGCTCGATCATCCGCGCACCGTCTACACGCTGCCGAATGGCGACGTGCTGGTCGCCGAGAGCAACGCGCCGCCGAAACAGAGCGGCTTCAGCATCAAGGGCTTCATCTACGGGTTGGCGCAGAGCCGGGCGGGCGCGGGCGTGCCGAGCGCCAACCGTATCACGCTGTTGCGCGATGCCGACGGTGACGGCGTGGCCGAAACCCGCAGCGTCTTCCTGAGCAATCTGAATTCGCCGTTCGGCATGGTGCTGGTCGGCGAGGATTTCTACGTCGCCAATGCCGATGCGATCATGAAATTCCCGTACCGCGAAGGCGACACCAAGATCAGCGCGGCCGGCGTCAAGCTGGCGGACCTGCCCGGCGGCCCGATCAATCACCACTGGACCAAGGACCTGACGGCGAGCGCCGATGGAAGCAAGCTTTATGCGACCGTCGGCTCCAACAGCAACATCGGCGAAAACGGCATGGAGGCCGAGAAAGATCGCGCCGCTGTGCTGGAAGTCGATCGCGCCAGCGGCCAATGGCGCGTGTTCGCATCAGGCCTGCGCAATCCGAACGGCCCCGCATGGAATCCGACGACGGGCGAGCTCTGGGTCGTCGTCAACGAGCGCGATGAACTCGGCAATGATCTGGTGCCCGATTACATGACCTCGGTGAAGGATGGCGCCTTCTACGGCTGGCCGTACAGCTATTTCGGCGACCGCGTCGATACGCGCGTCGAGCCGCGACGGCCCGACCTGGTGCAGAAGGCGATGGCGCCTGATTATGCGCTCGGCGCGCATACGGCCTCGCTCGGGCTCGCCTTCAACATCGGGAATCTCTTTCCACCCGACATGGAAGGCGGCGCCTTCATCGGCCAGCACGGCTCGTGGAATCGCAAGCCTCGCGCCGGCTACAAGGTGATCTTCGTGCCGTTCAAGGACGGCAAGCCATCGGGCGGGCCGCAGGACGTGCTGACCGGCTTCCTCAACGACAACGGCGAAGCGCAGGGCCGCCCGGTCGGTGTGCGGCTCGACAAGCAGGGCGCGCTGCTGGTGGCTGACGACGTCGGCAACACGGTGTGGCGCGTGACGCCGGCGGCGAAATCGGCGGCGCGGTAG
- a CDS encoding 2'-deoxycytidine 5'-triphosphate deaminase → MSFTLPPDANGILPDRMIAAMADAGLILPAYPFVESQIQPASLDLRLGDIAYRVRASFLPGPGATVAERIDELKLHEINLSDGAVLETNCVYIVPLLESLALPPEIVAAANPKSSTGRLDVFTRVIADGTRRFDMIGAGYHGPLYAEISPKTFPVLLREGSRLSQVRFRTGDAILNADELDALHDAERLVDIDDADLANGVALSVDLSGENSGGFVGYRAKRHTGVVDVDRRGGYGVDEFWEPIPARPDGSLILDPGEFYILASKEAVQVPPDYAAEMVPFDPLVGEFRVHYAGFFDPGFGYAGAGGQGARAVLEVRSREVPFILEHGQIVGRLVYEKMLSRPDAMYGQRIGSNYQAQGLKLSKHFRV, encoded by the coding sequence GTGTCGTTCACGCTACCGCCCGACGCCAACGGGATTCTGCCCGACCGCATGATCGCGGCGATGGCGGATGCGGGCCTGATCCTGCCGGCCTATCCCTTTGTCGAAAGCCAGATCCAGCCGGCCAGCCTGGACCTGCGGCTGGGTGACATCGCCTACCGGGTGCGCGCGAGCTTCCTGCCCGGCCCCGGCGCGACCGTTGCCGAGCGCATCGACGAACTGAAACTGCACGAAATAAATCTCTCCGACGGGGCGGTGCTGGAGACCAATTGCGTCTACATCGTTCCGCTGCTGGAAAGTCTCGCTTTGCCGCCGGAGATCGTGGCTGCCGCCAATCCGAAGAGCTCCACCGGCCGCCTCGACGTGTTCACGCGCGTGATCGCCGACGGCACCCGCCGCTTCGACATGATCGGCGCCGGCTATCACGGCCCGCTCTATGCCGAGATCAGCCCGAAGACGTTTCCGGTGCTGCTGCGCGAGGGCTCGCGGCTCTCGCAGGTACGCTTCCGCACCGGCGACGCCATCCTCAATGCCGACGAGCTCGATGCGCTGCACGACGCCGAACGGCTGGTCGATATCGACGACGCTGATCTGGCCAACGGCGTCGCACTCTCGGTTGATCTTTCCGGCGAGAATTCCGGCGGTTTCGTCGGCTACCGCGCCAAGCGCCATACCGGCGTCGTCGATGTCGACCGTCGCGGCGGCTATGGCGTCGACGAATTCTGGGAGCCGATCCCGGCGCGCCCCGACGGCAGCCTGATCCTCGATCCCGGCGAATTCTACATCCTGGCCTCGAAAGAAGCCGTGCAGGTGCCACCGGACTACGCCGCGGAAATGGTGCCGTTCGATCCGCTGGTCGGCGAATTCCGCGTGCACTATGCGGGATTCTTCGATCCCGGCTTCGGCTATGCCGGTGCCGGCGGGCAAGGCGCCCGCGCCGTGCTCGAAGTGCGCTCGCGCGAGGTGCCGTTCATCCTCGAGCACGGCCAGATCGTCGGTCGCCTGGTCTACGAGAAGATGCTGTCGCGCCCCGACGCCATGTACGGCCAGCGCATCGGCTCGAACTACCAGGCGCAGGGACTGAAGCTGAGCAAGCATTTCCGGGTGTAG
- a CDS encoding O-succinylhomoserine sulfhydrylase: MSEVGSTKRYRPETRLVHGGTLRSQFGETSEGLFLTQGYVYDSAEQCEARFKGEDPGFIYSRYSNPTISMFERRMIELEGAEAARSTATGMAAVTTAILAPLRAGDHVVASKALFGSCLYVVQDLLPRYGIETTLVDGLDLDQWQRALRPNTKTFFLESPTNPTLDVLDIPSIAEIAHKGDARLVVDNVFATPIWQSPLSLGADVVVYSATKHIDGQGRCLGGIILSSEAFIAEHLHNFMRQTGPSLSPFNAWVLLKGLETLGVRVRAQTDNAAKLAEVLASHPKISRLIYPGRADHPQAALVKKQMRGGSTLVGFEVKGGKAAAFRVLNALKLAKISNNLGDAKSLVTHPATTTHQRLTPEARAELGISEGFIRFSAGLEHADDLIEDVAQALEKA; encoded by the coding sequence ATGTCTGAAGTTGGTTCTACCAAGCGCTATCGTCCCGAAACCCGCCTCGTCCATGGCGGCACCCTGCGCTCGCAATTCGGCGAGACGTCGGAAGGGCTGTTTCTCACCCAGGGCTATGTCTACGACAGCGCGGAGCAGTGCGAGGCGCGCTTCAAGGGCGAGGATCCCGGTTTTATCTATTCGCGCTATTCCAATCCCACGATCTCGATGTTCGAGCGCCGCATGATCGAACTCGAGGGCGCCGAAGCCGCGCGCTCCACCGCCACCGGCATGGCCGCGGTGACGACCGCGATCCTCGCGCCGCTCAGGGCCGGCGATCACGTGGTCGCCTCGAAGGCCCTGTTCGGCTCGTGCCTTTACGTCGTGCAGGACCTGCTGCCGCGCTACGGCATCGAAACGACGCTGGTCGACGGTCTCGATCTCGACCAATGGCAGCGCGCCTTGCGGCCCAACACCAAGACCTTCTTCCTGGAGAGTCCGACCAATCCGACGCTCGACGTGCTCGATATTCCCTCGATTGCCGAGATCGCGCACAAGGGCGACGCCCGGCTGGTCGTCGACAACGTCTTCGCCACCCCGATCTGGCAGAGCCCGCTGTCGCTCGGCGCCGACGTCGTGGTCTATTCCGCGACCAAGCATATCGACGGCCAGGGCCGCTGCCTCGGCGGCATCATTCTCTCGTCCGAAGCCTTCATCGCCGAGCACCTCCACAACTTCATGCGCCAGACCGGGCCGTCGCTGTCGCCGTTCAACGCGTGGGTCCTGCTCAAGGGCCTGGAGACGCTTGGCGTGCGGGTGCGCGCGCAGACCGACAACGCGGCGAAGCTCGCCGAGGTGCTGGCAAGCCATCCGAAGATCTCGCGGCTGATCTATCCCGGCCGCGCCGACCATCCGCAGGCGGCGCTGGTGAAAAAGCAGATGCGCGGCGGCTCGACGCTGGTCGGCTTCGAGGTGAAGGGCGGCAAGGCGGCCGCCTTCCGCGTCCTCAATGCGTTGAAGCTTGCCAAGATCTCCAACAATCTCGGCGATGCCAAGAGCCTCGTCACCCATCCGGCGACGACGACGCATCAACGGCTAACGCCGGAGGCGCGCGCCGAGCTCGGCATCAGCGAGGGCTTTATTCGGTTCTCCGCCGGGCTGGAGCATGCCGACGATCTGATTGAGGACGTTGCGCAGGCGCTGGAGAAGGCGTGA
- a CDS encoding SGNH/GDSL hydrolase family protein, giving the protein MSRYCPFRLSILLTVSAAGLALLLPASVLALHAQTAPQQAAQQAALSDSAKTESKAERKPAETTSPQPAPSAAANPAVPKGVTGKAIEKVKEVAKSASDIFNRVPCLPPKGGSKSMGSLPRVASKLVAGLPVVIVAFGSSSTQGYGATSPDFNYPNRLAAQLRRQYPTASISVVNAGKGGEDAPEMMKRLETSVLDMHPDLVIWQVGTNAVLRNLDPAETAKLVEEGIGRIQAAGADVVLIDPQYSPRVNEHAESAGKMMSLLNKVAELRKVGVFPRFAVMKDWHEKQAIPIENFVISDGLHMSDWGYACFAQLLGDDIIKSVGQIKLGVAVPADVRAYRPM; this is encoded by the coding sequence ATGAGTCGTTACTGCCCTTTTCGTTTGTCGATATTGCTGACTGTCTCCGCCGCGGGCCTGGCGTTGCTGCTGCCTGCCTCGGTACTGGCGCTGCATGCGCAGACGGCCCCGCAGCAGGCCGCCCAGCAGGCGGCGCTGTCCGATAGCGCAAAAACCGAAAGCAAGGCTGAAAGGAAGCCGGCCGAGACCACCTCGCCACAGCCCGCGCCGTCGGCTGCCGCCAATCCGGCGGTGCCGAAGGGCGTTACCGGCAAGGCGATCGAGAAGGTGAAGGAAGTCGCCAAATCGGCCAGCGACATTTTCAACCGCGTCCCGTGCCTGCCGCCCAAGGGCGGCTCCAAATCGATGGGCTCGTTGCCGCGCGTCGCGAGCAAACTCGTCGCCGGCCTGCCGGTGGTGATCGTGGCGTTCGGATCGTCGTCGACCCAGGGGTACGGCGCGACCTCGCCGGACTTCAACTATCCCAACCGCCTCGCGGCGCAATTGCGCCGGCAATATCCGACCGCCAGCATCTCCGTCGTCAATGCCGGCAAGGGCGGCGAGGACGCGCCGGAAATGATGAAGCGGCTGGAGACCTCCGTTCTCGATATGCATCCGGATCTGGTGATCTGGCAGGTCGGCACCAACGCGGTGCTGCGGAACCTCGATCCCGCTGAGACGGCAAAACTTGTCGAGGAAGGCATCGGGCGCATTCAGGCCGCGGGCGCCGATGTCGTGCTGATCGATCCGCAATACTCGCCGCGCGTCAACGAGCACGCCGAGAGCGCGGGCAAGATGATGTCGCTGCTCAACAAGGTCGCCGAGCTTCGCAAGGTCGGCGTCTTCCCGCGCTTTGCGGTGATGAAGGACTGGCACGAAAAGCAGGCGATCCCGATCGAGAATTTCGTGATTTCCGACGGCCTGCACATGAGCGACTGGGGCTACGCCTGCTTCGCGCAACTGCTCGGCGACGACATCATCAAGTCGGTCGGCCAGATCAAGCTCGGCGTCGCCGTGCCGGCGGACGTGCGGGCGTATAGGCCGATGTGA
- a CDS encoding SGNH/GDSL hydrolase family protein, protein MRPRFGAVLALALLAGLAATGSARAEEAAPQTCEVPGYLLSTEGTLPKVAEAVKNARPLTVLVVGSRSSTILSSEASAYPAKLQAALKEKLPSIPVNLSVELQSGKTAEEVDTTLVKLVEAKRPTLVIWQTGTVDAMRSVDPDDFRGAVDDGVAALQNAGTDVILVNLQYSPRTETMISAPPYLDNMRVVAQQHGVPLFDRFAIMRHWNDAGDFDLFSTFHGTDMAKRVHACLGRALSKFVLDAARLDQAQQN, encoded by the coding sequence ATGAGGCCCCGCTTCGGAGCTGTGCTGGCCCTGGCGCTGCTCGCGGGTCTGGCAGCCACGGGTTCTGCGCGCGCCGAGGAGGCCGCTCCCCAGACCTGCGAAGTGCCAGGCTATCTTCTCTCCACCGAGGGCACGCTTCCGAAGGTCGCCGAGGCTGTCAAGAACGCCCGGCCGCTGACCGTCCTGGTGGTCGGGAGCCGGTCGTCGACCATCCTGTCCTCCGAGGCCAGTGCCTATCCGGCCAAGCTGCAGGCCGCCCTGAAGGAGAAGCTGCCCTCGATCCCGGTCAACCTCTCCGTAGAACTACAGAGCGGGAAGACGGCTGAGGAGGTCGACACCACCCTCGTTAAGCTGGTGGAAGCAAAAAGGCCTACTTTGGTCATCTGGCAGACCGGAACCGTCGATGCTATGCGCTCCGTCGATCCCGATGATTTCCGCGGTGCTGTCGATGACGGCGTTGCTGCGCTGCAAAATGCGGGAACTGACGTGATTTTGGTCAATCTGCAATACAGCCCGCGAACGGAAACCATGATTTCCGCGCCGCCGTACCTAGATAATATGCGCGTCGTGGCGCAGCAGCACGGGGTTCCGCTGTTCGATCGCTTCGCCATCATGCGTCATTGGAACGACGCCGGAGATTTCGACCTGTTCAGCACGTTTCACGGCACCGACATGGCCAAACGGGTTCATGCCTGCCTCGGCCGCGCATTGTCGAAATTTGTGCTCGATGCGGCCCGCCTCGACCAGGCGCAGCAGAATTAG